Proteins from a genomic interval of Spea bombifrons isolate aSpeBom1 chromosome 4, aSpeBom1.2.pri, whole genome shotgun sequence:
- the UBL5 gene encoding ubiquitin-like protein 5, whose amino-acid sequence MIEVVCNDRLGKKVRVKCNSEDTIKDLKKLIAAQTGTRYDKIVLKKWYTIFKDHVTLGDYEIHDGMNLELYYQ is encoded by the exons ATGATCGAGGTTGTTTGCAACGACCGTTTGGGAAAGAAAGTCCGGGTTAAGTGCAA CTCAGAGGACACCATTAAAGACCTGAAGAAGCTTATTGCAGCCCAAACCGGCACCCGCTACGATAAGATTGTATTGAAGAAATG GTACACAATCTTCAAGGACCATGTGACACTAGGTGACT ATGAAATTCATGATGGAATGAACCTGGAGTTGTATTACCAATAA
- the LOC128491896 gene encoding kelch repeat and BTB domain-containing protein 8-like, translated as MLRGNYKRKARTMHECSDQAPFYTKSHEKLAGSIMKGLKDLYLAEILCDTTIVTNGKRFMCHRVVLASISPYFQAMFTSSLKESKFGEVQLLDIPPSAIETILYFIYTGLSSLSLDTAQELFVVSSRLQITPMQDLCSNYLINSLNKENCLWIYKMAHCHNHKSLLEAALKFISCHVTQLSEEEDFLHLDLDELTSILSSDQLMVSSELSVYNFANRWWEFNNYRYNSFPVELLKAIRLPLMTQHELNEVSKYIDQEIPFQHSKCIQLRHGMFEQKIVCMDLQAREDVFLDDGDFQLDSYDPVSGVWEKLPSLKSLMCPGCLAIGNYLYVAGGIHRDDSVSNTLHLFDSVRNEWMELPPMTRSRSMHGFLACDQRLYAVGGWDGNDIIDTAEYFHITDNCWTVVSNLPLPLRCCASAQIKGKLYLIGGESSRVKSFSMHQGFLIYDTVSDTWSRFPLKITCSSAGAITFDDKVFVVGGYTTSKRSSSCSKATSRCFCIDPLGRVCHDCPMPPLQESLASAGVVLWKERVYVLGGEDGNNFSNRIYYWTPGDFKWTLSNEKLPILYDGVSAFGCVTLQVPMKQFHYVIPERNAGHVKKERSHVVSDKHI; from the exons ATGTTACGGG GTAATTATAAAAGGAAAGCAAGAACAATGCACGAGTGTTCTGACCAAGCACCATTCTATACAAAAAGTCATGAAAAGTTGGCAGGAAGTATTATGAAAG GACTGAAGGACCTGTATCTTGCTGAGATACTTTGTGACACTACCATAGTGACCAACGGTAAAAGGTTTATGTGCCACAG GGTTGTGCTTGCATCCATCAGCCCTTACTTCCAAGCGATGTTCACCAGCTCTCTTAAGGAATCAAAGTTTGGAGAGGTTCAGCTCCTGGACATCCCACCTTCTGCCATAGAGACGatactgtattttatatatacagggcTGAGCTCCCTCAGCTTGGACACTGCTCAGGAACTGTTCGTAGTGTCAAGTCGCCTACAGATCACCCCAATGCAGGATCTATGCAGCAA TTACCTAATAAACTCCCTAAACAAAGAAAACTGCCTTTGGATTTATAAAATGGCTCATTGCCATAACCACAAGAGCCTCCTGGAAGCAGCTCTGAAGTTCATCAGCTGTCATGTAACCCAGCTGTCTGAAGAAGAGGACTTTCTTCATCTGGACCTGGATGAATTAACTAGCATTCTCTCCTCAGATCAGCTAATGGTGTCCTCAGAGcttagtgtatataattttgctAATAGATGGTGGGAATTTAACAATTATCGCTATAACTCTTTTCCTGTAGAGCTGTTGAAGGCAATTCGTTTACCACTTATGACCCAACATGAGCTTAATGAAGTAAGTAAGTATATTGACCAAGAAATACCTTTTCAGCATTCAAAATGCATTCAGCTCCGTCATGGAATGTTTGAACAAAAGATAGTTTGCATGGATCTTCAGGCAAGAGAAGACGTTTTTCTTGATGATGGAGATTTCCAGCTAGACTCCTATGATCCAGTTTCTGGCGTATGGGAGAAACTACCGTCTCTAAAGTCCCTTATGTGTCCCGGATGCTTAGCTATAGGGAATTATTTGTACGTGGCTGGAGGTATACATCGAGATGATTCTGTTTCCAACACGCTCCACCTATTCGACTCAGTAAGAAATGAATGGATGGAGTTACCACCTATGACTAGGTCAAGGTCTATGCATGGTTTCCTAGCTTGTGATCAGAGGTTATATGCAGTGGGTGGATGGGATGGCAATGACATAATTGACACAGCAGAATATTTTCATATAACAGATAACTGTTGGACCGTGGTGTCCAATCTGCCTTTGCCGTTACGTTGCTGTGCATCTGCTCAGATAAAAGGAAAGCTCTACCTTATAGGAGGAGAGAGTAGCCGAGTAAAGTCCTTCTCAATGCACCAAGGTTTTCTCATATATGACACAGTCTCAGACACATGGAGCCGATTTCCACTAAAAATCACATGTTCATCTGCAGGGGCAATAACATTTGATGACAAGGTGTTTGTGGTTGGAGGTTACACCACCTCTAAAAGATCCAGTTCATGTTCTAAGGCCACTTCTAGATGCTTTTGTATAGACCCACTAGGACGGGTGTGTCATGATTGTCCAATGCCACCGCTTCAAGAATCCCTTGCTTCTGCTGGTGTGGTGCTTTGGAAGGAAAGAGTTTATGTCCTTGGTGGGGAAGACGGTAATAATTTTAGCAATCGGATTTATTACTGGACACCAGGGGATTTTAAATGGACCCTTAGCAATGAGAAGCTGCCTATTCTTTATGACGGTGTGAGTGCTTTTGGCTGTGTAACATTACAGGTTCCCATGAAACAGTTTCATTATGTTATTCCAGAGAGAAATGCAGGACATGTGAAAAAAGAGAGGTCTCATGTGGTCTCAGATAAGCATATTTAA